In Chloroflexota bacterium, one genomic interval encodes:
- a CDS encoding septum formation initiator family protein, producing MRLPNDRTSARVTKYVLLIAGLVIAATLTGFPARVLNSYEVNQRVLALEQRLAARQAENESLQHELARRHTEAYIRTMAKERLGLVEPGEELVLLPLDGDRPDSAMENTSVPVKDLLISDTPYDAEWGYFLEWVALLKRNFT from the coding sequence ATGCGCCTCCCCAATGACCGGACGTCAGCACGCGTAACCAAGTACGTGCTCCTCATTGCGGGATTGGTCATTGCGGCCACGTTGACCGGATTTCCCGCGCGCGTGCTCAACAGCTATGAAGTCAACCAGCGGGTCCTGGCGCTGGAGCAGCGCCTGGCCGCGCGCCAAGCGGAGAATGAATCCTTGCAACATGAGCTGGCGCGCCGCCACACGGAGGCGTACATCCGCACGATGGCCAAAGAGCGGCTGGGATTGGTGGAGCCGGGTGAAGAGCTGGTGCTATTGCCCCTGGATGGGGATCGTCCGGATTCCGCCATGGAAAATACCAGCGTCCCTGTCAAAGACCTGTTGATCTCCGATACACCGTACGATGCGGAATGGGGGTACTTTTTGGAATGGGTTGCGCTGCTCAAGCGCAATTTCACATGA